The window ATCCCTGTTTTGCCGGCGCGGATACGGGTGACGCTGGCTTTGCCGAACGCACCTGCAAGGAGGGCGGCGGAATTGTCCTGTGAACCTGTATCCACCCCGATCGCAGCGTCCGCCGGCCGGGTCTGGCCCGCCAATGCCGCCAGGGTCCTGGGGAGATAGTCACTGCCGTTATGGGCAACCACAACGGCAGTGACGTGCACTTCCTGAAGAATTAGACTGCTCGCTTCCTCAGCCGACGGCGCTCACGTTCGGAGAGGCCTCCCCAAATACCAAAGCGCTCATCGTTCGCCAAAGCATATTCAAGGCACTGGGACCGGACGTTGCACGCTCCGCAGACCTTCTTGGCGTCCCGTGTGGAGCCTCCCTTTTCGGGGAAGAACGCCTCAGGGTCAGTCTGCGCGCACAGAGCATCAGTCTGCCAGCCGAGCTCGCCTTCGTCGTCGAAGTCCTGCTCGCGGGGCAAACCTATCCATACCGGCTGGGTCAGCGTGCCCGCTCCGGGGGTCCGCAGTTCCATCGGCGGATCGCTGAGGTCCTCGTCCAGCTCTGGCCGGCCGCCCAGCAGTGCTTCATGCTCTGCCAGGAACGCGGTGGCCTGGTCCTGCAACGACGCAGTGGTGTCCAAGTTGTACCGCTCGGCGGCATCCGGATCAGCCGGATCTACGTACCAGTCACTCGGCACGCCCCGCGAGCGGTATTTTGCAGTGGCCTGGCCGGCCACAACGGCTTCCTCATGGATACGCTCAACTTGCCCCATGGCGTCCCCTCCCCGAATAGTGCAGCCTTTGCCCGGACGCTCAGGACACTAGGTTTGTGTGCCCGAGCTTCGCGGTGGCTTTGATTACTAATTACACGCGTGTAAGTAATGGGAGTCAAGCCGTCGCCCGGATAATAATCAATGGCCGACC is drawn from Arthrobacter sp. KBS0703 and contains these coding sequences:
- a CDS encoding WhiB family transcriptional regulator, translated to MGQVERIHEEAVVAGQATAKYRSRGVPSDWYVDPADPDAAERYNLDTTASLQDQATAFLAEHEALLGGRPELDEDLSDPPMELRTPGAGTLTQPVWIGLPREQDFDDEGELGWQTDALCAQTDPEAFFPEKGGSTRDAKKVCGACNVRSQCLEYALANDERFGIWGGLSERERRRLRKRAV